From Anopheles arabiensis isolate DONGOLA chromosome 3, AaraD3, whole genome shotgun sequence, a single genomic window includes:
- the LOC120901552 gene encoding probable phosphorylase b kinase regulatory subunit beta isoform X2 gives MSTMERHSTSVTPVARQPSLDDMNLDQFLKISNYEDTVKQLDIYYGIVKRQLLQFQSPITGLFPVLSTDREVGSIRDSVYCAAAIWSLYQAYRRIDDDRGKSYELGQSAVKCMRGILECWIKQAHRVEKFKSRQCAVNALHCKFHLDTGEEIYADENYNHLQIDVVSIYLIFLVQMITSGLQIIYTQDEVAFVQNLVYYVERAYRTPDFGMWERGSKYNDGTPEIHASSIGMAKSALEAINGCNLFGEKGASWSVVYVDIDAHNRNRSIFETMLPRESSSKGVDASLLPTLSFPAFASHEERLVDMSKLNVVRRLKGKKGFKRFSRDGYLSRLEDKTRRYYHKGEIKDFEGYECEWPMFYTYMIIDGVFKNNLEQIEEYQMELRKCMHSDNNGDPVVSMCYAPDGDGMYTRSSSQSLFLWGQSVFIIAQLLTAGLLHINELDPIRRYLPSYNRPRKGGRYSAFQAKPGIRTKIGSGTATDLVVQIVLIAESMRLQAMMATYGIQTQTPHEVEPVQIWSSTQLINVYQQLGVNDKIGLTGRPPRPVGSLGTSKVYRICGMTVLCYPLIFEVSDFYLYRDMALLIDDIKTELQFVGKYWRLSGRPTVCLLIREEHMRDPQFKEMIDLLAMLKKGYCDDMKVRIGRLQNLISSSCIEHLDFMSTSDLPDVGDTAFAQIHHDYIGYQSLTDVPRAQSYREKKITAAEYATRSTPDILEALRNTESIFLQCQLLGIILHREGSHYELAGESVHVRLTDLYYRAGTLRYWRAVRYCSSLLRHIVDSISPFITTLLVNGKQITVGVIGQRETIFDKPMTPSEIQNVMYSTVQPYDVIHAVLQQEVVLYCGRLIATNPDIFKGILKIRVGWVLEAMRLYLTMKGDEGADIENLSPFQIRQLLQRVLTVSQWANEDHFSTVQRRQLEGCLCRVPSSFYNLVWDVLERTPHGITVQGHNLPAMPTLTNKSRSELSFSLQVEEMLHQITQPERRQIAVELLCIVATILSRNPELRFQQVLDLDLLLEDSFAMYCKDHSLPPSKDISPLFSLSYSQTTGYLARAAVNSVLQRCALSTEDFADDVEDHCRVQ, from the exons ATGTCAACAATGGAGCGTCATTCGAC CTCCGTCACGCCCGTCGCCCGGCAACCTAGCCTAGACGATATGAATCTGGACCAGTTCTTGAAGATTTCCAACTACGAGGACACGGTGAAGCAGCTCGACATCTACTACGGAATTG TGAAACGACAGCTGCTGCAGTTCCAAAGTCCAATCACGGGCCTGTTCCCGGTGCTCAGCACGGACCGGGAGGTGGGCAGCATACGGGACAGCGTGTACTGCGCCGCAGCGATTTGGAGCCTTTACCAGGCGTACCGCCGGATCGATGACGATCGGGGCAAGAGCTACGAGCTGGGCCAGTCGGCGGTGAAGTGTATGCGCGGCATCCTGGAGTGCTGGATCAAGCAGGCGCACCGGGTGGAGAAGTTTAAATCGCGCCAGTGCGCGGTCAACGCGCTGCACTGCAAGTTCCATCTGGACACCGGCGAGGAAATCTACGCGGACGAAAACTACAACCATCTGCAGATCGACGTGGTGTCGATCTATCTGATCTTTCTGGTGCAGATGATCACGTCCGGGCTGCAGATCATCTACACGCAGGACGAGGTGGCGTTCGTGCAGAATCTGGTGTACTACGTGGAGCGGGCGTACCGTACACCCGACTTCGGTATGTGGGAGCGGGGCTCGAAGTATAATGACGGGACTCCCGAGATTCATGCGTCCTCGATCGGGATGGCCAAATCGGCGCTGGAAGCGATCAACGGATGCAATCTGTTCGGCGAGAAGGGTGCCTCGTGGAGCGTGGTGTACGTGGACATTGATGCGCACAATCGCAATCGCAGCATCTTCGAGACGATGCTGCCGCGGGAGTCGAGCTCGAAAGGGGTGGATGCGTCGCTGCTGCCGACGCTCTCCTTTCCGGCGTTTGCGTCGCACGAGGAGCGGCTGGTGGACATGAGCAAACTGAACGTGGTGCGGCGGCTGAAGGGCAAGAAGGGCTTCAAGCGGTTCAGCCGGGACGGGTATCTGTCGCGGCTGGAGGACAAAACGCGCCGCTACTACCACAAGGGGGAAATTAAGGACTTTGAGGGGTACGAGTGCGAGTGGCCCATGTTTTACACGTACATGATCATTGACGGGGTGTTTAAGAACAATCTCGAGCAGATCGAGGAGTACCAGATGGAGCTGCGGAAGTGTATGCACTCGGACAACAATGGAg atCCAGTTGTATCGATGTGTTACGCACCGGACGGGGACGGTATGTACACGCGCTCCTCCTCCCAGTCGCTCTTCCTGTGGGGCCAATCGGTGTTCATCATTGCGCAGCTACTTACGGCTGGTTTGCTACACATTAACGAGCTGGATCCGATCCGGCGATATTTGCCATCTTACAACCGACCCCGGAAAGGTGGTCGCTACTCAGCCTTTCAG GCGAAACCGGGAATT CGTACCAAAATCGGAAGT GGTACAGCAACGGATCTGGTCGTACAGATAGTGCTGATCGCCGAGTCGATGCGCCTGCAGGCCATGATGGCCACTTACGGCATTCAAACGCAAACACCACATGAA GTTGAACCCGTCCAAATCTGGTCCTCGACGCAGCTCATCAACGTGTACCAGCAGCTGGGCGTGAACGATAAGATCGGGCTGACCGGGCGACCACCCCGCCCGGTCGGTTCGCTCGGCACGAGCAAGGTGTACCGCATCTGCGGCATGACCGTCCTCTGCTATCCGCTCATCTTTGAAGTGTCCGATTTCTACCTCTACCGCGACATGGCTCTACTGATCGACGACATCAAGACGGAGCTCCAGTTCGTGGGCAAGTACTGGCGGCTATCGGGCCGGCCGACCGTGTGCCTACTGATCCGCGAGGAGCACATGCGCGATCCCCAGTTCAAGGAGATGATCGATCTGCTGGCCATGCTGAAGAAGGGCTACTGTGACGATATGAAGGTGCGAATCGGTCGGCTGCAGAACCTCATCTCGAGCTCCTGCATTGAGCATCTTGACTTTATGTCCACCTCGGACCTGCCGGACGTGGGCGATACCGCCTTTGCGCAGATCCACCACGACTACATCGGCTACCAGAGTCTGACGGATGTTCCCCGTGCCCAGTCCTATCGGGAGAAAAAGATTACGGCCGCCGAGTATGCGACCCGCTCGACACCGGACATACTCGAGGCGCTGCGCAACACGGAATCGATCTTTCTGCAGTGCCAGCTGCTCGGTATTATTCTGCACCGCGAAGGCTCGCACTACGAGCTGGCGGGTGAATCCGTTCACGTGCGACTAACCGATCTGTACTACCGGGCCGGTACGCTGCGCTACTGGCGAGCCGTACGCTACTGTAGCTCGCTGTTGCGCCACATTGTCGACTCGATTTCACCGTTCATCACGACGCTGCTCGTCAACGGGAAGCAGATTACGGTCGGTGTGATCGGCCAGCGGGAGACAATCTTTGACAAGCCGATGACACCGTCCGAGATCCAGAACGTGATGTACTCGACCGTACAGCCGTACGACGTGATCCATGCGGTGctgcagcaggaggtggtcctGTACTGCGGGCGGCTGATCGCGACCAATCCGGACATTTTCAAGGGCATCTTGAAGATCCGCGTCGGTTGGGTGCTGGAGGCGATGCGGCTCTACCTCACGATGAAGGGGGACGAGGGGGCGGATATTGAAAATTTGTCCCCGTTTCAAATTcgccagctgctgcagcgggTGCTGACCGTGAGCCAGTGGGCAAATGAGGATCA CTTCAGTACGGTACAGCGCCGCCAGCTCGAGGGTTGCCTGTGCCGTGTGCCGAGCTCGTTCTACAACCTCGTGTGGGACGTGCTGGAGCGCACACCGCACGGCATTACCGTGCAGGGGCACAATCTGCCCGCCATGCCGACCCTGACCAACAAGAGCCGCAGCGAGCTGTCCTTCTCGCTGCAGGTCGAGGAGATGCTGCACCAAATCACGCAACCCGAGCGGCGCCAGATCGCGGTCGAGCTGCTGTGCATCGTGGCCACCATACTGAGCCGCAATCCGGAGCTGCGCTTCCAGCAGGTGCTCGATCTCGACCTGCTGCTGGAGGACTCGTTCGCGATGTACTGCAAAGACCACAGCTTGCCGCCGAGCAAAGACATTTCGCCACTGTTTTCCCTCTCCTACTCGCAGACGACCGGCTACCTGGCCCGGGCTGCCGTCAACAGTGTGCTGCAGCGGTGCGCCCTCTCCACCGAGGACTTTGCCGATGACGTGGAGGATCATTGCCGCGTGCAGTAG